One genomic region from Acidobacteriota bacterium encodes:
- a CDS encoding response regulator transcription factor, with protein MTKRILVVEDDDGIAMALDDDLTSEGYVVEVVTDGETASRRAIEGAFDAILLDVMLPRKDGFDVCRDIRHAGIRTPIVLLTAKTQEAEKILGLELGADDYVTKPYSARELRARIKAVLRRTSDDGSETYRFGDCEVDMGRRELKRGGAAVLLTPLEFKLLSALLRHRGRAMSRQQLIDEAWGSGTFVTDRVVDNQVTSLRRKIETDPSRPAFVLSMRGFGYRFDG; from the coding sequence GTGACCAAGCGCATCCTCGTGGTGGAAGACGATGACGGGATCGCGATGGCGCTCGATGACGACCTGACCTCCGAAGGCTACGTGGTGGAAGTCGTCACGGACGGAGAGACGGCCAGCCGCCGGGCCATCGAGGGCGCCTTCGACGCGATCCTGCTCGACGTGATGCTGCCGCGCAAGGACGGCTTCGACGTGTGCCGGGACATCAGGCACGCGGGCATCCGCACACCGATCGTGCTGCTGACCGCAAAGACTCAGGAGGCCGAGAAGATACTCGGCCTCGAACTCGGCGCCGACGACTACGTGACGAAGCCCTACAGTGCACGCGAGCTCCGCGCCCGGATCAAGGCGGTCCTGCGTCGGACGTCGGACGACGGCTCCGAAACGTATCGATTCGGCGACTGCGAAGTCGACATGGGGCGGCGCGAGCTGAAACGCGGCGGCGCCGCCGTCCTGCTCACTCCCCTCGAGTTCAAGCTGCTCTCCGCTCTGCTCCGCCACCGCGGCCGAGCCATGAGCCGCCAGCAGCTCATCGACGAGGCGTGGGGCTCCGGCACGTTCGTCACCGACCGCGTCGTCGACAACCAGGTGACCAGCCTGCGCAGGAAGATCGAGACGGATCCGTCCAGGCCGGCGTTCGTGCTGAGCATGCGCGGCTTCGGCTACCGATTTGACGGCTGA